From Candidatus Nomurabacteria bacterium, one genomic window encodes:
- a CDS encoding ABC transporter ATP-binding protein — protein sequence MQIVKLQNIRKVFGLGDATTIALDDVSLEIDQGEFLAIMGPSGSGKTTLLNVIGLLDDPTDGIYEVEGVHINDLSARGKAKIRRDHIGFVFQSFNLLPNISVLENVALPLTYKGTTHINSLKRASDLLERLGIRNKEYYLPKQLSGGQTQKAAIARALVNRPSLIVADEPTGNLDTASSKVIMDLLRTINKQGNTILMVTHNPELTRYASRVIYMQDGLIRIDQALKENQQIDLTKVQDVVEREDYEARKSGKKHKKADQVDPKHVASKKRTSKQKGKKK from the coding sequence ATGCAGATAGTAAAACTACAAAACATCCGCAAGGTTTTCGGCCTTGGCGACGCCACCACCATTGCTCTCGATGATGTTAGTCTCGAAATCGATCAGGGTGAGTTCCTCGCTATTATGGGCCCAAGTGGTTCGGGTAAAACAACATTACTAAATGTCATCGGCCTACTCGACGATCCCACTGATGGTATCTACGAAGTCGAGGGTGTCCATATAAATGATCTCTCTGCCCGTGGCAAAGCCAAAATTCGTCGCGACCACATTGGCTTTGTTTTCCAATCTTTTAACCTTTTGCCGAATATTTCCGTGTTAGAAAACGTAGCCTTGCCACTCACCTACAAGGGCACCACCCACATCAACAGTCTTAAGCGAGCTAGCGATCTTTTGGAAAGACTCGGGATTCGCAACAAGGAATACTACCTACCAAAACAACTCAGTGGTGGTCAAACTCAGAAAGCCGCAATCGCCAGAGCCCTTGTTAACCGCCCCTCCCTGATTGTGGCCGACGAACCAACCGGCAATCTCGACACAGCTTCCAGCAAAGTGATTATGGACTTACTTCGAACTATCAATAAGCAAGGCAATACTATTTTGATGGTCACCCATAACCCAGAGCTGACCCGCTATGCCAGCCGAGTCATATACATGCAAGATGGACTGATTCGAATCGACCAAGCCTTGAAAGAAAATCAGCAAATCGATCTAACCAAGGTCCAGGACGTTGTCGAACGCGAAGATTACGAGGCCCGCAAGTCTGGCAAAAAGCATAAAAAAGCAGACCAAGTCGACCCGAAACATGTCGCCAGCAAGAAACGTACCTCTAAACAAAAAGGTAAGAAGAAATGA
- a CDS encoding DUF1361 domain-containing protein has protein sequence MKTKQHKIALVLALVAAACVALSIVRYIYSGTIRHLYLPWNLLLGSLPLYLAYILSQYRGRWFWVLFIVWLLFLPNAFYIVTDLLHLNPIEANLEHYWVGNYRYALEPNSPGILFDTALLFMYSSYGFLLGLISTGVVHDQLLDKKRFKPNAAWLTILGSLFLSGLAIFIGRRLRLNSWDIATDPVGLVKLIANIFLHPIANAEAWAVTLLFFYVSACFYLLYRSLIYLTKP, from the coding sequence ATGAAGACAAAACAACATAAAATCGCCCTTGTCCTGGCTCTAGTGGCTGCCGCTTGCGTAGCCTTGAGCATAGTTCGCTATATTTACTCAGGCACGATCAGACATTTGTATTTACCCTGGAATTTACTACTAGGTTCTTTACCTTTGTATCTTGCCTACATCTTGAGCCAGTATCGTGGACGCTGGTTTTGGGTATTGTTCATAGTCTGGCTACTTTTCTTGCCAAACGCTTTTTATATAGTCACTGATTTACTGCATCTTAACCCGATTGAAGCCAATCTTGAACACTACTGGGTAGGCAATTACCGTTATGCCCTAGAACCAAATAGCCCAGGCATTTTATTCGACACGGCACTCCTATTTATGTATTCGAGCTATGGCTTTTTGTTGGGGTTGATATCTACTGGAGTAGTCCATGATCAACTTCTCGACAAGAAGAGATTCAAGCCAAATGCAGCTTGGCTTACAATTTTGGGTTCGTTATTTTTGAGTGGCTTGGCGATCTTTATCGGGCGACGACTCAGACTAAATAGCTGGGACATAGCCACCGATCCAGTTGGGCTAGTAAAGTTAATTGCCAATATATTTTTGCACCCAATAGCAAACGCCGAGGCTTGGGCTGTAACGTTACTATTCTTCTATGTTAGTGCTTGTTTTTATCTACTTTACCGAAGTTTGATATACTTAACTAAACCATGA
- a CDS encoding co-chaperone GroES: MSKLSIVPLADLVLAKNDEAQAKTASGLFLPENAQEKPKTATVEAVGPEVKGIKAGDQIIFKSYSTTDIKHGGVDYILVKEEDVLAKVG, from the coding sequence ATGTCGAAATTAAGCATTGTACCGCTAGCCGACTTGGTGCTAGCCAAAAACGACGAAGCTCAGGCCAAGACTGCCAGTGGCTTGTTCTTGCCAGAAAATGCTCAAGAAAAACCAAAGACTGCCACTGTCGAGGCAGTTGGTCCAGAAGTTAAGGGTATTAAAGCTGGTGATCAGATAATCTTTAAAAGCTATAGCACGACCGACATCAAACATGGTGGAGTTGATTACATTTTAGTAAAAGAAGAAGATGTTCTAGCAAAGGTAGGCTAG
- a CDS encoding bifunctional phosphoglucose/phosphomannose isomerase encodes MLDDLKYIHTKDSGDALGMAEKQWQQLEHEFPVPDLNKPDKVVFAGMGGSALEALVSMTWPGYNVPFELVRDYDLPKYVDDKTLVIVSSYSGNTEEAVSVLEQAIASPAQVVVLAGGGELADLTRDKHQIYVDLPKASQPRYAVFYALKALVTMLERAGLVAEAEAEKALHNSAEFLREEVKNWLPDVPTSNNPAKRLARELVGKSPVVYAGKVLASAAYKWKISFNENAKNVAWWGQYPEFNHNEFMGWSSHPHDKPYEVIDLRSSFDHPRVRKRFELSDKLLSGKRPKAHVVEAKGATILEQILWTISYGDFVSIYLALLNGVNPTPVDLIEKFKHELG; translated from the coding sequence ATGTTAGACGATCTTAAATATATTCACACCAAAGATTCTGGCGATGCCTTGGGTATGGCCGAAAAGCAATGGCAGCAGCTCGAGCACGAGTTTCCTGTACCCGACCTAAATAAACCCGATAAAGTGGTCTTTGCGGGCATGGGCGGCTCAGCACTAGAGGCGCTGGTTTCGATGACCTGGCCTGGGTATAACGTGCCATTCGAGCTGGTTCGCGATTACGACTTACCTAAGTATGTCGACGATAAAACCTTGGTGATTGTCTCGAGCTATTCGGGTAATACCGAAGAGGCAGTTTCGGTGCTCGAACAGGCAATTGCCAGCCCGGCCCAGGTGGTCGTGCTAGCTGGTGGTGGCGAATTGGCTGATTTGACCCGCGATAAACATCAGATATATGTTGATTTGCCTAAAGCCAGCCAACCACGTTATGCAGTTTTTTATGCCCTTAAAGCACTAGTTACAATGCTCGAGCGAGCGGGTTTGGTAGCCGAGGCAGAAGCCGAGAAGGCTTTGCATAACAGTGCTGAATTTTTGCGCGAAGAAGTTAAAAATTGGCTACCCGATGTGCCAACTAGCAACAACCCGGCCAAGCGCTTGGCGCGTGAGCTGGTCGGTAAGTCACCAGTTGTTTATGCTGGCAAAGTCCTTGCGTCAGCTGCCTATAAATGGAAAATAAGTTTTAACGAAAATGCCAAGAACGTCGCTTGGTGGGGGCAATACCCGGAGTTTAATCATAATGAGTTTATGGGCTGGAGCTCGCACCCACATGATAAGCCTTATGAGGTGATCGATTTGCGCAGTAGTTTTGACCACCCACGGGTTCGAAAACGTTTTGAACTCAGCGACAAGCTACTAAGTGGCAAGCGACCTAAAGCCCATGTAGTAGAGGCCAAAGGCGCGACTATCTTAGAGCAAATTTTGTGGACGATAAGCTACGGAGATTTTGTTTCGATCTATCTTGCACTACTAAATGGGGTTAACCCAACCCCGGTCGACCTGATAGAAAAGTTCAAACACGAGCTTGGCTAA
- the groL gene encoding chaperonin GroEL (60 kDa chaperone family; promotes refolding of misfolded polypeptides especially under stressful conditions; forms two stacked rings of heptamers to form a barrel-shaped 14mer; ends can be capped by GroES; misfolded proteins enter the barrel where they are refolded when GroES binds), with amino-acid sequence MSKRIYYDADARERLLGGARALYEAVKTTMGPKGRNVIIAKSYGAPTITHDGVTVAKGIDLPDNDPATLGYKVGAELIKQAANKMNDVAGDGTTTVTVLTYHILNEANKLIAAGHNPMQLRKGLEKAAEEVIAALEGMREDIGNDKKRVAQVATISAGDSTIGDMIAEVMEKVGREGVVTVEEGQGLAMESEVVEGFTFDRGFVSPYMVTDSGRMEAVYDKPSIVITDKKISSIQEFLPVLEKLAQAGKKDVVLIAEDVEGEALGALILNKLKGVLNTVAVKAPSFGDRRKDILNDIAILTGATVISEDQGYTFESADLSMIGSARRVIVTADETTIIEGAGNPVELASRIDQIKTQSTNASSEFDKENLDKRAAALNGKVAVIKVGGATETEIEEKKYRVDDAVAAVKAALDEGIVPGGGVTPVNLAVAIDDTDSGAAILKNALEQPFRILLTNSGLNADEWLPQVKAGKPGMGLDVNNPSKLVDMKASGIVDPARVTREAIQNAVSIAGTSMTMGALVVDEPEDKSAGGAPDMSGMM; translated from the coding sequence ATGAGTAAACGAATATACTACGATGCAGATGCCAGAGAGCGCTTACTGGGCGGTGCGAGGGCCCTGTACGAAGCTGTAAAAACAACTATGGGCCCCAAAGGTCGCAATGTGATTATCGCTAAAAGCTACGGCGCACCTACGATTACTCACGACGGTGTAACTGTTGCCAAAGGCATTGATTTACCAGATAACGATCCAGCTACTTTAGGCTATAAGGTGGGTGCCGAGCTGATCAAGCAAGCTGCCAACAAAATGAACGATGTTGCCGGCGACGGCACAACCACTGTAACTGTTCTGACCTACCATATTTTAAATGAAGCCAACAAACTAATTGCGGCTGGCCACAACCCAATGCAACTCCGCAAAGGCTTGGAAAAGGCTGCCGAAGAGGTAATTGCTGCTCTCGAAGGTATGCGCGAAGATATCGGCAACGATAAAAAGCGGGTGGCTCAGGTAGCTACTATCTCGGCCGGCGACTCGACGATTGGCGACATGATTGCCGAAGTTATGGAAAAGGTCGGTCGCGAAGGTGTGGTAACTGTCGAAGAAGGCCAAGGACTGGCCATGGAAAGCGAAGTTGTCGAAGGCTTTACCTTTGACCGTGGTTTTGTTAGCCCCTATATGGTTACCGACAGCGGTCGCATGGAAGCAGTCTACGACAAGCCAAGTATCGTAATTACCGACAAGAAAATCTCGAGCATTCAAGAATTTTTACCAGTTCTTGAAAAGCTTGCCCAAGCTGGCAAAAAAGACGTAGTACTGATTGCCGAAGATGTTGAAGGCGAGGCTCTGGGAGCGCTGATTTTGAACAAGCTTAAAGGTGTGCTCAACACCGTTGCGGTTAAGGCTCCATCTTTTGGTGACCGCCGCAAAGATATTTTGAACGACATTGCCATTTTGACTGGTGCAACTGTGATTTCCGAAGACCAAGGCTATACCTTTGAGTCGGCCGACCTAAGCATGATCGGTAGTGCTCGCCGAGTAATTGTAACTGCCGACGAAACTACAATCATTGAGGGTGCCGGCAATCCGGTTGAATTAGCCTCGAGGATTGATCAGATCAAAACTCAGAGCACCAACGCAAGCAGCGAGTTCGACAAAGAAAACCTAGACAAACGAGCGGCTGCCCTAAATGGCAAAGTTGCGGTGATCAAAGTTGGTGGTGCCACCGAAACCGAGATCGAAGAGAAGAAATACCGAGTCGATGACGCTGTGGCTGCCGTCAAAGCCGCCCTCGACGAAGGCATCGTGCCTGGTGGTGGCGTAACACCTGTAAACTTAGCTGTTGCGATCGACGACACCGACTCTGGTGCCGCTATCTTGAAAAATGCTCTCGAACAACCATTCCGAATCTTACTAACCAACAGTGGTTTGAATGCCGACGAGTGGCTGCCGCAAGTTAAGGCCGGTAAGCCGGGTATGGGACTAGACGTCAATAATCCAAGTAAATTGGTAGACATGAAGGCCAGTGGAATCGTCGACCCTGCTCGGGTAACACGCGAAGCCATCCAGAACGCAGTCTCGATTGCCGGCACCAGCATGACCATGGGTGCGCTTGTAGTCGACGAGCCAGAAGACAAGTCGGCTGGTGGTGCTCCTGATATGTCTGGCATGATGTAA
- a CDS encoding ABC transporter permease has translation MIFSNTSSNVRIAMHNIRGARVRSGLTILGVVIGVASIVLAINVGQGVKNQVLSQVEASGANVISIRSGHVIDRNPDGTIARYNLNRALSSNSLTQADLDAVNAIPGVTATSPLADISAEITDRDGNLLSNGYLIATNSNVSGLLGRQISYGSDFSSTPSDRTVLIGASVADQLFGDPSPIGSIIKVRGQDFVIKGVFERFPANPINLGIDYNNTVFVDFSALHKLQAENTKIKEILVRGQTDLNQLMQTINQKLHELHNQEDYSVLRLSELEYVTEDIFQLVTALVAAVAAISLIVGGIGIMNIMLVNVAERTREIGIRKAIGASNWQVLSQFLSESIVLSVTGGFIGVFVSQLAGLVIRTTTNIKPAFSPTVILLAIAMSVIVGVLFGAGPAWKASRKKPIDALRS, from the coding sequence ATGATTTTTAGCAACACTAGTTCGAATGTCCGAATCGCAATGCACAATATACGTGGTGCGCGTGTCCGTAGTGGCTTAACAATCTTGGGCGTAGTCATTGGTGTAGCTTCGATAGTGCTGGCAATCAACGTTGGTCAAGGAGTTAAGAATCAAGTTCTGTCGCAGGTAGAGGCCAGCGGTGCCAATGTGATTAGCATACGTTCGGGTCATGTGATCGACCGTAATCCAGACGGCACTATCGCCCGATACAACCTCAACCGTGCACTTAGCTCAAATAGCCTGACACAAGCAGACCTTGATGCAGTCAACGCCATACCTGGGGTTACGGCAACTTCGCCACTAGCCGATATTAGCGCCGAAATCACCGACCGTGATGGCAACTTATTAAGCAATGGCTACTTGATAGCCACAAATAGTAATGTTTCCGGATTACTTGGCCGCCAGATAAGTTATGGTTCCGATTTTAGCTCGACACCATCAGATAGGACAGTTCTGATCGGTGCTTCGGTAGCCGATCAGTTATTTGGTGATCCTTCGCCAATTGGCTCGATTATTAAAGTCCGCGGACAAGATTTTGTCATCAAAGGTGTCTTTGAACGGTTCCCAGCCAACCCGATCAACCTGGGCATAGACTACAACAACACCGTTTTTGTAGATTTTTCGGCCTTGCACAAACTCCAAGCCGAAAACACCAAGATCAAAGAAATATTGGTGCGAGGCCAAACCGATCTTAATCAACTTATGCAAACTATCAACCAGAAGCTCCATGAGCTCCATAACCAAGAAGATTACAGTGTATTACGCCTGAGCGAACTCGAGTATGTAACCGAGGATATTTTTCAGTTAGTCACGGCTTTAGTGGCCGCAGTGGCCGCCATCTCGTTGATTGTTGGTGGAATTGGTATCATGAACATCATGCTCGTAAATGTCGCCGAGCGTACCCGCGAAATCGGCATTCGTAAAGCGATTGGTGCTAGTAATTGGCAAGTCCTGAGTCAATTCTTGTCGGAATCGATTGTACTCAGTGTAACTGGCGGCTTTATCGGTGTATTTGTATCGCAGCTAGCCGGATTAGTCATTCGTACCACTACGAACATTAAGCCAGCTTTCAGCCCAACAGTTATATTACTGGCGATTGCTATGTCGGTTATTGTCGGTGTCTTATTCGGGGCTGGCCCAGCCTGGAAAGCAAGTCGCAAAAAACCAATCGACGCCCTCCGCTCATAG